In Leifsonia sp. AK011, the genomic stretch CCTCCGGGATGAAGCCGCGGTCGCGGTGGTGGAAGAGGTTCGACTCGGGGTCGCGCTTGGAGAGCTTCTTGTTGCCTTCCCCCATCACGTAGGGCAGGTGGCCGAAGCGCGGGATGAACGTGGTCACCCCCACCTCGATGAGCGCCGTGTAGAGCGCGATCTGGCGAGGGGTGGACGACAGGAGGTCCTCGCCGCGGAGCACATGCGTGATGCCCATGAGCGCGTCATCCACAGGGTTGACGAACGTGTAGAGCGGAGCGCCGTTCGGCCGCACAACGACGAAGTCGGTGAACGAACCTGCGGGGAACGTGATCTCGCCACGCACCAGGTCGTCGAAGCTCAGGTCGGTGTCCGGCACCTTCAGGCGCAGCGCCGGCAGGCGACCCTCGGCCTTGAATGCCTCGCGCTGGGCGTCCGTGAGGTCGCGCTCGAAGTTGTCGTAGCCCTGCTTGGGGTCGCGACCGGCGGCGACGTTGCGCGCCTCCATCTCCTCCGGGGTCACGAACGACTCGTAGAGGTGACCGGATGCCGTGAGCTTCTCGATCATCTCGAGGTAGATCTCCGTGCGCTGCGACTGGCGGTAGGGCGCCTGGGGGCCGCCGACATCGATGCCCTCGTCCCAGTCGAGCCCGAGCCAGCGCATGGCGTCGAGCAACTGGAGGTAGCTCTCCTCGCTGTCGCGCGCGGCATCCGTGTCCTCGATGCGGAAGACGAGCTTGCCGCCCGTGTGGCGCGCGTAGGCCCAGTTGAAGAGCGCGGTGCGGACGAGGCCGACGTGAGGCGTACCGGTGGGCGAGGGGCAGAAACGGACGCGAACGTCGGTTCCCGTGGCGGTGGAGAAGGCTGCAGACATCGCCGCCCAGTCTACGGGTTGCATCCCAAACCTAAGTGGCTTAGGTTTAAGCCTAATCACGTTAGGAATCGCGTATGCCCCGCACAGGAATCACCCCGGACCGCGTCACCAGCGTCGGCGCCGAACTCGCCGACGAGATCGGCTTCGAGCACGTGACCGTTGCCGAGGTCGCGCGTCGGCTGGGCGTACGCACGGCAAGCCTGTACTCCCACGTGGCAAGCACGGGCGATCTCAGCGAGCGCATCAGCCTGCTGGCTCTCGAGGAGCTGGCGGACCGGGCGACGGATGCCACGGCGGGCAAGTCTCGCGGAGATGCCATAGCCGCGCTCGCCGACGCCTACCGCGGCTACGCGCGCGAGCATCCCGGACACTTCACCGCAACGCTCGTCACGCTGGATGCCAAGACCGCCGCCGCGAGCGCCGGCCCACGCCACGCCCGCCTCTTGGAGGCAATCCTCGACGGCTACGACCTCGCGCCCACCGCTCGCGTGCACGCGATACGCCTCATCGGCAGCACCATCCGCGGCTTCATCACGCTCGAGCAGGGCGGCAGCTTCGCGCACAGCTCCCCCGATGCCGACGTCAGC encodes the following:
- the gltX gene encoding glutamate--tRNA ligase — encoded protein: MSAAFSTATGTDVRVRFCPSPTGTPHVGLVRTALFNWAYARHTGGKLVFRIEDTDAARDSEESYLQLLDAMRWLGLDWDEGIDVGGPQAPYRQSQRTEIYLEMIEKLTASGHLYESFVTPEEMEARNVAAGRDPKQGYDNFERDLTDAQREAFKAEGRLPALRLKVPDTDLSFDDLVRGEITFPAGSFTDFVVVRPNGAPLYTFVNPVDDALMGITHVLRGEDLLSSTPRQIALYTALIEVGVTTFIPRFGHLPYVMGEGNKKLSKRDPESNLFHHRDRGFIPEGLVNYLSLLGWSFSADQDVFSVNDLIAAFDVENVNPNPARFDLKKAESINGDHIRLLSADDLASRLEPYLPGLINTEADRQLLRDATPLVQERMQLLGEAPGLLSFLFTADDDLVVEPDALPGADGAAVLDAALRVLPGILTFGHVEIEQVLRIELIDTMGLKPRLAFGPLRSAISGRRISPPLFESMELLGRESTIRRIEKLRAAL
- a CDS encoding TetR/AcrR family transcriptional regulator, whose translation is MPRTGITPDRVTSVGAELADEIGFEHVTVAEVARRLGVRTASLYSHVASTGDLSERISLLALEELADRATDATAGKSRGDAIAALADAYRGYAREHPGHFTATLVTLDAKTAAASAGPRHARLLEAILDGYDLAPTARVHAIRLIGSTIRGFITLEQGGSFAHSSPDADVSWREILRALDTMIQTWPTTDSTNAHDID